The following are encoded in a window of Sminthopsis crassicaudata isolate SCR6 chromosome 3, ASM4859323v1, whole genome shotgun sequence genomic DNA:
- the GJB5 gene encoding gap junction beta-5 protein, whose amino-acid sequence MNWGVFEGLLSGVNKYSTAFGRIWLSLVFIFRVLVYLVTAEKVWSDDHKDFDCNTRQPGCSNVCYDHFFPVSHVRLWALQLILVTCPSLLVVMHVAYREARERRHLEKVGEGGGRLYPDPGKKRGGLWWTYACSLVFKAAVDSAFLYVFYRFYRNYMLPRVVLCSEDPCPHTVDCFISKPTEKNIFTLFMVTTAIVCILLNLVELGYLVSKRCWECRGAGRRESKKDLLSGGDLIFLGTDATPALLPFPSDSPRDQVKKTLV is encoded by the coding sequence ATGAACTGGGGAGTCTTCGAGGGACTGTTGAGCGGCGTCAACAAGTACTCCACAGCTTTCGGCCGCATCTGGCTCTCTCTGGTCTTCATTTTCCGCGTGCTGGTCTACCTGGTGACCGCTGAGAAGGTGTGGAGTGATGACCACAAGGACTTCGACTGCAACACGCGCCAGCCGGGCTGCTCCAACGTCTGCTACGACCACTTCTTCCCCGTCTCCCACGTCCGGCTGTGGGCCCTGCAGCTCATCCTGGTCACATGCCCCTCGCTGCTAGTGGTCATGCACGTGGCCTACCGGGAGGCCCGGGAGCGGAGACACCTGGAAAAGGTGGGCGAGGGCGGCGGGCGCCTCTACCCAGACCCGGGCAAGAAGCGCGGAGGGCTCTGGTGGACTTATGCCTGCAGTTTGGTCTTCAAGGCTGCGGTGGACTCAGCTTTCCTCTACGTGTTCTACCGCTTCTACCGGAACTACATGCTCCCGCGGGTGGTCCTCTGCAGCGAGGACCCCTGCCCCCACACCGTGGACTGCTTCATCTCCAAGCCCACGGAGAAGAACATTTTCACGCTTTTTATGGTGACTACCGCCATCGTCTGTATCTTGCTCAACTTGGTAGAACTGGGTTACCTGGTCAGCAAGAGATGCTGGGAATGCCGCGGGGCCGGGAGGAGGGAAAGCAAGAAGGACTTACTGTCCGGGGGTGACCTCATCTTCCTGGGCACAGACGCCACGCCAGCCCTTCTGCCCTTTCCTTCTGACTCCCCCCGGGACCAGGTGAAGAAAACCCTGGTTTAG
- the GJB4 gene encoding gap junction beta-4 protein, whose product MNWAFLQGLLSGVNKYSTILGRVWLSVVLIFRVLVYVVAAEEVWDDDHKDFDCNTRQPGCANVCYDHIFPISHVRLWALQLILVTCPSLLVVMHIAYREERERRHRLKHGPQARPLYGNPGKKRGGLWWTYLLSLIFKAGVDAGFLYIFHRLYQNYDMPRVVHCSVDPCPNVVDCFISRPTEKKVFSYFMVATAVICILLNLGEVSYLICKRCQEVLGPQNSNHRKHRRRGHSGPLGSLQDACPPYAPSQALQQNDPTREITLPC is encoded by the coding sequence ATGAACTGGGCATTCCTCCAGGGCCTCCTGAGTGGGGTCAACAAGTATTCAACCATTCTCGGCCGAGTCTGGCTGTCAGTGGTACTGATATTTCGAGTGCTGGTCTACGTAGTCGCAGCAGAGGAAGTGTGGGATGATGACCACAAAGATTTTGACTGCAATACCCGACAGCCGGGCTGCGCCAACGTCTGCTACGACCACATCTTCCCCATCTCCCACGTCCGCCTTTGGGCCCTGCAGCTCATCCTGGTCACTTGCCCCTCGCTGCTTGTGGTCATGCACATAGCCTATCGGGAGGAGCGGGAGCGGAGGCACCGGCTAAAGCACGGCCCCCAGGCCAGACCCCTCTATGGAAACCCAGGAAAGAAGCGGGGAGGTCTCTGGTGGACCTACCTACTGAGCCTGATATTTAAGGCTGGCGTGGATGCAGGATTTCTGTACATCTTTCATCGCCTCTATCAGAATTATGACATGCCCCGTGTGGTCCACTGCTCTGTGGACCCCTGCCCCAATGTGGTGGATTGCTTCATCTCCCGGCCCACGGAGAAAAAGGTCTTTTCCTATTTCATGGTTGCCACAGCTGTGATCTGCATCCTGCTTAATCTGGGGGAGGTGTCCTATCTGATCTGCAAGAGATGTCAAGAGGTCCTAGGTCCACAGAACTCCAATCATCGGAAGCATCGAAGGCGTGGCCACAGTGGCCCCTTGGGGTCCCTGCAGGATGCTTGTCCCCCTTATGCTCCCTCCCAGGCTTTGCAACAAAATGACCCCACCAGGGAGATCACATTGCCTTGTTAA